A segment of the Pedobacter faecalis genome:
GGTCCTTCCAGCTTTCTATAGTACGTGCACTCATAATAGAAGGCACCGCGCAGGCCAGACTGCCGATCATGGGCACCACCGATTTGCCACTCAGACCAAACCTTCTCATGATCTTATCCATCATGAATGTCACCCTGGCCATATATCCCGTATCTTCAAGTATCGAAATAAAGGCGAAGAGAATAGCGATCTGCGGGATAAAAATCACCACACCACCGAGACCTGCCAGTACACCGTCGATTAGCAGGCTCGACAGCACGCCTTCAGGCAAATGTGCATGACCATATTCCGTCAGAAACAGAAAAGCACCCTCAATCATGTCCATCGGATATGACGACCAGGCGAAAATTGAATTGAATATGAAAAACAAAAGCCCAATAAAGATCAGGAAACCCCAAACCTTATGGGTTAGCACGGCATCCAGCCTGTCACTGAAAGTAAACTTCCTGGCGGCACCTGTGTCCTTCATCACACCACTTAACACGGTGCCGAGGTACCTGTACCGGGCTATTGTCTCGGCCGCTTGAAGCTTGGCGCTCTCAAAAGCCTGACCACTGCAGATCCCATCAAGTGCAGCATGTTCCTCCTCCGTAAAGATATCCAGGTCCCGATGCTGATGCAGCATCTGTAAGGCCAGGTAGTCGTTGTCTATCTGCAATATCGCCTTCGCCTCCCGGCGCGCCTCAGGTGCCAGAATACTTAGGTCTGCACCCGGCAACTGTGTCGGAATGCGGGTGGTGTTTGCCACGGCCGTTTTCAACTGATCAAGCCCAATATTGCTACGCGCTGAAATCGGGACAACCTGAACACCAAGGCGTTCAGAGAGCTTATCAACATCAATGTCGATCCCCGCACGTTTGGCCATATCAGTCATATTCAAGGCTAGGATAACAGGCACCCCCATATCTGCTACCTGGGTATACAGAAGCAGATTCCGCCTAAGGTTAGTCGCATCTGCCACCACAATAACCACGTCGGGAAAACCTGGATTGTTCCTATCCGCGAGGACCTGCAGTACAATTCGCTCGTCCCTGCTTTTCGGATAAAGACTATAAGTACCCGGCAGGTCGATGATCTCCGCTTTGCGGTCGGCAGACAATTTGCAATAGCCTACCTTTTTGTCGACCGTTATTCCCGGGAAATTACCGATTTTTTGATTAAGTCCGGTAAGGAGGTTAAAGAGCGTAGATTTTCCTGTGTTGGGGTTCCCAACCAACGCTATTTTAATGTATTCAGTCAAAGCTTATTGTTCGATTATGATCATGGACGCCTCACTCTTCCGCAAGCAGAGCTGGTATCCCGCAATGCGGATGGCGACAGGGCAACCCATCGGAGCGAAGCGCTCTATCTCCACCACTTCACCCGGAAGACAGCCCATTTCCATCAGCTTTACTGACATCTCCAGATCTGTAAACGAAATAATTGTAGCCTGTTCACCAGGTTTAAGCTGTGAAAGTTTCATTTGTGCTATACGGAGTTATTTGACAGGCAAGATACCCTTTATCTATAATAAATCCAAATAACGAGACCGCCCGCACCAAGGATGACAGTTTATTTACCGAAAGACCGATAGCTTACCTTCGGACAATCGCAGCCTTGCCTGAACAGACCGCAGCCGTTCAGAACAAACATGAGCAGCGCAAGAAAAATTACCGAATATAATGTTCTCATATCAGGGACTAACTAACTACATTCTTCCGGTGCAACAGCACATAGCTGAACACACCCATGGCAACTCCAAGCATATCACAGCCAAAATCCCACCACTCGGCAGAGCGGTAAGTAAAAACCTTCCACTGAAGAATCTCAATCCCCCCTCCCACAAGCGAAGTGATCACAATGATCTTGAAGATGGTCAGTGAACGGAAACTGTAGCTATGCTGGTGTTTGATCTTACCGTAAAACAGCAATATCGTGAGGATGTAGAAAAAGCCGAGATGGGCAAGCTTATCAAATCCTTCAAAAAAAATGCCCGACCCACCGGTGTCAGGCATTTTCATATTGCAAAATATCAGTATCAGGACCGTCCATATTACAGCCCAGCTTTGATACTTCAATGCTTGCATTTTATTCATTTATCAGGCACCTACCAATGCCTGGTAGCCTTCAGCATTTAACAGGCCATCTACTTCCGACGGATCCGTAAGAGATACCTTCACCATCCAGCCCTGTCCATAAGGATCAGAATTAACCAGTTCAGGATTATCGTTCAACGCAGGGTTTACCTCAAGCACCGTAGCACTAACCGGCATGAACAGATCCGAAACGGTTTTAACCGCTTCCACGGTTCCGAATACCTCGTCTTTACTTACTTCCTCACCTAATGTGTTTACATCGATGTAAACGATGTCGCCAAGTTCGCGCTGTGCAAAGTCAGTGATGCCGATATAGGCCTCGCTACCTTCAACCCTCAACCATTCATGGTCCTTTGTGTACTTTAATTCTGATGGAAAATTCATCTTGTTGTTGTTTAAATATCTCGAGTTTTTTTATGTAAACAGCGGTCAAACCGTGTGTTCAAAGGTAATTAATCTAACACTTTATAACAATCCTAATTAAGGGTAATCCTCAAACTAAATCCAAAGTTGCTATATGCCGTATTGAAGCTCTGAGAGGTATAAGGCCGGGTAACATTCGAATCGTAGAATACCCGGAAATTAAACCGCTGGTTCAGCACATAGTCAACAGTGGGCCGAAGCGTTATGTTCTTTGCACCAGAGGAAACCTCCGCCTCAAGAACATCCGGCCGGTAAATGACCGTTTTATTGTCCCTCAGTGCCACATCAAGCTTAAAGTCCATATTGTTATCCATCTTCAGTCCCGGGAACATTCCGAACGGGAAACGGAACTTGTTGGTACGGTAACCTAAGCCGAAGATCATGTTGTTCTCCGAAAGCTGTGCCAGCTGGCTGTTGGCCAGGCTCAAACCGAGCAGCCTCGACCTTCCGATCTCAAAGTTGGCCGTCAGGTTGCTTTTCAATCGTGCATCAACGCCAATAAGGGGAGCAAACTGTTCTGCAATTGTTACCTGGTTATACTGATATTTAGGCAGGAAGTTCCCGTTCGCATCTCGCGTCCTGGAATATCCGTTCAGCTCCTCGTAACGGATCAGTGTATTGAAACTGTTCACACTATAGGCCGAGCGATACGAATGCCGCAGGTCTATGGAACTGAAACGCTCCCCAAGAAATGGAATTCGCGTAAGCCCGCGATAATTCAAACGCCAGTTGGGCAGAGGCACCGATGGCATGGTATTTAAGCTCACTGAAGAAGCCGGTTTACCTGTATACGCGGCCAGGAACGCTGGTACAACTACATCCTGCGCATCCTTGCTGTATCCGTCGGCAAACCCGCCCCCGCCTGCCGAATTCGGGTTTAATGCACCGAGCCGCTGCGAAATCACCTGCCGGTTTTCCATAAACCGCCCAAAAACTTTCGAAACTGTACTTCCTGTACCATCAGAAAATGCAGTCTTCAGCGAGATAAAAGAGATACTGTAATCACCCGTAGTGTACGGACTCTGATTCTCAAAACCGCCCATCTCAGCGTCGTACCGGAAGTTCGTGGAAAAGTTTCTGGTCTGATTCTTATTCAGAGTAAGTGTGATGGTCAGGTCTCTGAGCGGTTCCAGCAGACTGGTGAAGCTCAGGTCTTCCCGCAGCGTGTTAATGTACAACTGCGACTGAAGCGTATCTCTGGTTAGCCAGCCATGCAGCATTGCTGTGTTTCGAATGTCGCGCTGACTTCCGAAAACAAAACCCAGACCCGGTGCGCCCGTCACATCATCTATACCAAAGAAACTGGAGCCGGGCAGATAGCCTGGTAAAAACGTTCCCTTGCTTTGCGTATAAGCTCCCACAATATTTCGCACACCTGTAAGCAACCCGACGAAAAAGCCCGGCCCTGAGCCATCTGACCCTGCGCGCCTTACAAAGCCAAACTTATTGTATAAACCTGCCAGATTAAGGTTGGGATTAATCTGTATAATCCGCGAATTCTGAATGGTATTTCCCATATCTATGTACGGGTTCCTCAAGGTCGACAACGGCTCAGTCTGCCAGTTAAAAGTTGTACCGTATCGGGTCGCAATGTTAACCCAATTCAGACCCGGGAGCTTGTTTACCGGGAGGTTGTACGTCAGGTTCATATTATGGCTGTAATCCGTGGTGCGACCCAGCCGAAGCAAATTTTGCCACACTGTGTCCCGCTTAGAGCGATCCAGTCTTCCCTCCGGCTCATCAATAATAGAATAATTGGTGGCATCGAAGTCTAGTGTCATCGACCTCGACAAATTCCAGGAGATGCCATAAACCCGTGTAACCAGGAAATTCTTGTTGAAAGTCGTGTTCACCGGAATATAGTTTGCCGGATCATTATTACGCAGACTGTTCTCAGAATAATACCGGTCCAGATCGATCCTGAAATTTATGGAATTCGGCAGCAAACTGAAATTGAACTCTTTAAGCAACGCAAGCATATTAGATTTAATGATGCGGTCAAAGGGTTGATAATTGCGCGACTGGCCGGAATAATTATAGGCCAGTGATGCTCTGTAAGTATGCTGCACACTGTGCTGATTGATGAAATCGCGGTGCAGGTACTTCGTCTGTGCATAGCTCACGTTCAGGTTCTCAACATCCCACAACCGCGGATTTCTTTCCAAGTCCGTCCGCTCCTTCCTCACATTATTAAAGCTGATGCTGTTTCGGGTGGTATAGTCCTGTGCATAGTTCAGCACCTCCTTCTTTTCTTCCTTCGTCGCACCCTCAAGCGAGTTCTTCAGTTCAATATCCGGCGTCCTCGGATCAAACTGCGGTGTGCTCACCTGACTTGAGTAGCTAACGAACATAGGAATCTTAATTCCCGTCTTTTTGGGTAGCAGCATCCCCAGCTCCATGCTGGACGAGACGTCAAAAAACACGTGATCTGCCCGGTTTCGTTCACTCACGCGTTTCTCAATCGAGCCAAATCCTATGGTCGATTTGCTTCCGGAAATATTAACATCTGCAAAATCCGCCAGCTGCGCATTCATCCGTGCATTTGCGGCCCATCCTCCCCGCTCGTCAAATTCCGTAAGCCGCAGCTCATTAAACCACACAAGCGCATTCTTATCCAGTCCGTCGTCGCTCCCGGTGCCGGTCCGCAGGGGGTTTTTAACGCCAAGCATATAAACCCTCACCTTGCTCATGTCGGGCTGACCTTTAATGGTAATGGTTCGCCCGTTTTCCACATAGTCGAAAGGAACGTTCACGGGCCATGGCTGCCCGCCGAGCAAGGCCTTGTTCCTGGCCAGTTTGGCATGCTGGAAAGATTCCAGCTCGATGTCCACCTTGTTCTGCTGCGGCCATATGGCGTCCGGATCACTTGTCCCCGGCTGCGTTACCCGGAGGGGCAGTGAATATTCGTAATAATTATCCTGATTGTCGGTGCCTATCCGCAAAAAAGCACTCAAATCGCCGTCGCTTAATATACCGCTACCCAGTGCTTCGGCGTGGATAAACATTTCCAGACGCCGGTACGATCTGAAATCATTGATCGCCGTTTTAAATGCCGCCCTTCCATAGCCATCACGCAAATTTCTCACAGTAAGCGCGAGCGATTGTTCATTCTGACGCGCATCCCCCCTAAAATCGGTAAGGTTACGCTCCCGTTCTATGCCCGGTGGCACCACGTAAGGGATCGGGCTACGCTTACCATTTTCCTCGATATTCACGGTTGCCACCTCTATGGTTGAGTTATCAGGCGCTGCGGGAACCAATGCCTGATCGGCGATAACTTTATCTCCCTCATTGGCTGCGTTATACTGCCGCCATTCTCCACGGATCAGTTGAATCTTGCCAAACCGCAAAATTGCAGTATCTGCAAAATTGGTCATAAACATACGTATAAAGCGTATCGACTTAAAATCGGGGATATTGCCCACGCGCTGCTGGTACTGTGCCAGTGGGATCCTGATCTGGTACCAGGTAACAGGCTGGGTTGAACCGTTGGCCAGCTTCACCTGCGACGTAACCTTATCGGTAATAAAGTTTTGCCCCACCATCAGATCGCCGGGACGCATCGACACCTTGTACTGGAAATACTCGTCACTCTGCGTCATGTTGTTATCGCGATTTACATCCTCGCCATCAGGCAAAGAAGTCGAGGCTGAATTCTCCACACCAAAGTCCTGTTGCGACTGCTGAGGTGTTTTGGAATTTCCTTCTGTCCCGTTATAGCGTTGGTAGCGTCGCAATATCCCCGCGTTTTCCTGGTCAAGCGCTCTCGATCTGTAATAGGAGTAGTCGTCCGATGAAGGATCGCTATCCAGGGCGGCAGCCGCATCCGGATTTAACTGTGCTTTGATCTGATTGATCTGGGCCGCAAACTTAATACGCTCCTGTTCACTGCTCAAGCCGTCAAGCCCAACGTCCTGTAATCTTCTGGCTTCAGGATCATTGTCGAATGCCTGCACTACTGGCTGTAGCTTAGGCACCCTTCCCCAATTGGTCTCGTCGTACTTAGACGGGTCGGCGTTTGCAGGCAGGCCGTTTTCGAGCGACTTCCGCCCGTCTTTTAAAATATCCTCAGAAAGATTGCCCAAATTGAAGTACAGGTCCCCGCCTTCCGAATTCGGCTTATAAATAAAGGGATCCATGACCCAAAGCTCAATGAATTCGATGTTCAGCGCTTCAAAATCGTTTGTTTCAATTCTGCGAAACAAACCTCCCCATCTCGAGCGCGGATTATTCAGTGAGCCATCAGCATTAAAGCCCGTTGTGCTGAAATTGTATGGCCCCCTTACCTTAGGATAAAAGGCAATGTCCAGTGTCGGCAACATCACCGGCTGGCCCGTTGCGATCTCTTTAAACGGAAACACCTCCTGCTCTATGATCTCCCTCACATAGTGGTTAGAAAGCTCATTCCGGTTCCCCCGGATACCCGCCGGGATTTCACCGCCGCCCCTGCCATAGAACAATGGATCGATATTGTAAAAAGCGATCCGGGCCCTGTTATAGCCGTAAGCCAGATCGTTCACCAGTTGCGATTCGGGGAAAAGCTGGGGGGTGCCCGACAACTGCCAGGCAATGGAGCTTTTTAGATCTATTATCGACCTCGAACCCTCAAAATCATCTAAATAACTCACCCCTCCGGCTTTCCCCGCGAAATTCAGTGCGCGCGGATGGCCGGGCATCAGCTGGGCAAACTCTCCCGCGAAAGTAATGCTTGAAGGAGCCTTAGTAGAAATCAGGGGGAGCCTGTCGATCAGCCTCGTCAGAAACCTGGAGTTGGAACTGTAATTCAGGTCCATCCCCCAGATCGTATTCGATATTGGTTCCTCGCCTATGTTTACTTTGGGTGTAAGCGGCTTCTCCGTCAGATTCATGAGCGTACCGCCAATATTCCATTTATTGTTCACCCGGTAATCGAGCCGCGTACCGAAAAGCGAGCGTTGCTGAAGTCCGAACAATTCATTGTTCTCCGTCGAGATCCGGACCGGCTGGCCCGACAACAGCACGCCCGTGTTCAGGATTTTGACCCGGCCGCCCTGGTAGTCTACCGTATAGTCGACCCCTTCCTGAAGCGGGATGGTGCCTGAAAATACACGTACCGAGCCCTCTGGCACATTTATAGAATTCAGGCTAAACTCAGATGATATATCTGACTGGTAATTACCTTTGATGATATACCTGTTCTGGCGCGTAAACAACTGCTGCGCGATGACTTTCGTCGAGTCATAAAGGGCGGGATAAGTATACCTGTCTATAAGCGCCTGTTCAGAGGGCAGGAACTGATCGGCCAGATCCTTGCCAAAAGGTTCAATGACAGGAAAAATAATCCTTCCATTAAAAGGATCTATGGTTATATATCCGTTTGTCATATTCGTGACCAACGACGTATTGCTGCTCCCCGACGCCGCTGTCCCCGGGGCAATCGCCGACGAGGTCTGCGCAGTGTTTGAACGTGGGTCAAAAGGCTTGTTCTCGGCTTCAAAATCAAATATCCCGTCCGGTTTCAGTTCATCCTGCTGATTCAGCCGGTCAAGCCCAAGCACCTGAATCCATTGCTTATCCCGCAACGGTCTGTTATCAGCATCCAGACGCTCGCCTTCGGTAATCACGGGCCTTTCCACGCCGCTGGCCTCATCTATACGGAAAATATCCAGTCTGAAATTCTGGGGACTGATCTGGTATCCTCCGATCGCGTAGATATTTTTCATCATTAAATCCCAGGTCGGCAGACTGGTCTTCGTCGTTTCATTCTTAAGAAGCTTTGCAAACAGCACGTTAGGTGTAGCCTGATCGTAAGGAACATCGGTGGAAAACTCACCCACCTGGTACTCCACCCCGTTATAGGTATAGCGATAGGCAACCGCCAAAACCTCGTCGGCATTCAATGCATTATTCAACGAGATATAACCCAGTTTCGGGTGAAAGGTAAACTCCCGGTCGGCAAGCTTCCGGGCATACGTAAGCTTCGCGAAATTGTCTGTACCTCCTGTTCCCTGAAAATAAGAGAGTGCAGCGTTCGAGTTCGCTTGTCTGGCATCTGCTGGTAAATTCTCAAGTAAATTGTTGGACGACCTTGGAAACAACGGATTTGAAAACCCGGAAGGTAAAGCGGTATAACCGGCCCCGCTTACCAGAGTAGTGTTAAAGGGGCTGTTCTCGCCGAGGTCAATCAGCGCGAGTATATCTCTCGAATCCTGCGTCGTACCCGCCTTGTTAGTGATCCAGACTTCAATTTTCGTGATAATAACGTTGGATGTGATCACCGGCGCCGTAGCCAGTGCCCGGTTATAATTGTTGCGAAAGTACTGGGCCAGGAAGAAATGTTTATTAGCCTCATAGTTATCCCCGGAGATACGGAACTCGTTTTGCTGGGCCCCATTATTAATCACAATCTCCCTTGATTGCGATTTCTGCTGACTGAATATGGTGTTTACACTGAGCCTTCCAAACTGCAATTGCGTTTTTACCCCAAAGAGCGCCTGTGTTCCCGTAATTAGTGTAGTGTTTAGCGGCAGGCTCACATTTCCCGCCTCAATTTTCTTGATGATATCGTCCTCGCCACCTGTATAGTCTATCTTGATCCGGTTTTCGAAATCAAACTGAGCCTCGGTGTTATAGTTCATGTTCACCTTCAGTTTGGTCCCGATATTTCCGATCACATCCATCTGGATGCGCTGGTTAAAATCGAAATTTCCCTGAACGCGCTGGCGCTCATTAAACAGCGGGTTCTCATTTCTGTTGATCCGCCCTAAAAAAGTCAGCTCGGCTTCACCGCGCGGCTGAATATCAATCGTATTTCCACCAAAAATACGCTCAAAAGCCTCACTGTTAACTTTAAGGCTCGGTATCACGCCTGTCCTGCGCACCTCAGCTACCTCCCTGTCCGACAGTCGCTTCCAGTTCTCCCGCTTGATCTCGCTTTCCAGCAGGCGCTGGTACTCCGTAATGCTTAAATACTGTGGCAGTCCGAATGCCCGGCCGCCGATAAGCTGCCTGATGACATAACGCTTGTTGGCCGCATCGTATTCAACCTGACGGGTAATATTACCCGGAAGGGGAGCAAAAGGCTTGCTGAGCGAACCTATGCCCAGTAGCCGCCTTTCTCTGAGGCCAAAGGTGTTCTTTAAGGTATCTGAGGTCACCCGCCCGGGACTAACCTGAGCGCGAAGCAGCCCGGAACCGCCAATAGCTAATAAAAGAAAGATCAGCGCTAACCTTTTCAAGGATAAAACAATTAAAGATTCTTCAAAGCCAACTTGATCATTTGCTCTACCAGTAAATCCTTCCCATGTACCTTTTCAACTGCCACAAGGGCCTTCTCCGATGCCGGCTTCGAAAAACCAAGCATAACCAGCGCAGCGATGGCCTCGTCCTTTACAGAATTCCTTACCGGGGCGGCCATGAGCGAGCCGCTACCCTCCTTTTTCAACTTATCCTGAAGTTCCAGAACAAGACGCTGGGCCGACTTTGCACCTATCCCCTTAATACGTTGTATAAGCGGAAGATCTCCCTGAATAATAGCCGCCTGGATCTCTGTCGGTGTAATCGATGAAAGCATCATCCTGCCCGTGTTAGGTCCAATACCCGATACCGAGATGAGGTGAAGGAACAACCGCCGCTCATCCTCATCGGCAAACCCGTAAAGTGTGTGTGCATCCTCCTTTACATGCAGCCAGGTATATATTTTACATCGCTCACCCTCGGGCAAACTACTGTATGTACTCAGGGAGATATTTATGTGGTAACCCACGCCGCCGGCTTCCACCACCACATAAGCAGGGCATTTAAAAGTCAGCTTCCCATCGATATATGCAAACATGTTATTTTCTGGAAATTCTTTTCAAAAGCCCCCCTCTGTCCGATGTCGCGTCAAGTTTCTTCTCCTGGGCATCCACAACAGCGATGGTCACCATGTTAACGATCTCCCTCACCGAGCTTCCCAGTTGCACAATATGAACAGGTTTTTTCAGTCCAAGCAAAATAGGGCCTACAGCTTCTGCTTCGCCGAGCTCCTGCAGCAGTTTGTACGCAATATTGCCCGATTCCAGGTTTGGAAATACCAGCGTATTTGCCGGCGCATCAGCCAGCCTGCTGAACGGAAAATTATCCTTAAGCATGAGATTGTTTATGGCAAAGTTGGCCTGCATCTCGCCGTCAACGATCATTTCCGGGTGACGGTCATGCAGGATCCTGACAGCCTTCCTTACTTTTTCAGGTACCGGACCATCATTAGATCCGAAATTGGAATAGGAAAGCAGTGCAATCCGGGGTTGTATGTTAAACTTCCTCACCGCCCGTTCCAACAGCAACGTGAGGTCTACAAGCTCCTCCGCCGTCGGGTCCACGTTTACTGTGGTATCGCCAAAAAACACCGGACCCTTACGGGTGATCATCATATACATACCCGCAACCCTGTTCACACCTTCCTGGGTACCGATCACGCGCAATGCAGGCTTAATAGTAGCCGCATAGTTCTTCGTCAGGCCAGACACCAGCGCATCCGCCTCCCCGAACTCCACCATGGACGCCCCGAAATAGTTTCTGTCGCGCATGAGCTTGGATGCTTCCGAAGAAGTAATGCCCCGCCTTTGCCGCTTGCGGTAAAGCGCTTCAGCATATTTGCTCAACCGTTCAGTCTCCGCAAAATTATCTATGATTTCCACACCCTCAAGGTCAAGCTCATTCTCGTCGATGATCTTTTGGATCGCCTGTTTATTGCCAAGCAATATCGGAACCGCAATATTCTCATCCTTTACAATTTGGGCCGCCTTTAAAATCTTATAATTGTCAGCCTCTGCGAAAACAATACGCTTAGGGTCAGACTTAGCCCGGTTGGTCAATGCACGCATAATGGCGTCGTCTCCGCCAAGCCGGCGTTTAAGCTCCTCCTCATAGGCATCCCAATCAGAAATAACCTTACGTGCAACGCCCGACTCAATCGCCGCCTTAGCCACTGCTATCGATACATTCGTCATAAGCCGCATGTCCATCGGCTTGGGTATAATATAGTCTTTACCAAACTTGATGTTGTTTTGATTGTAGGCCATGTTCACCGCTTCAGGCACCGGCTTCCTTGCCAGTTCAGCTATAGCCCGCACCGCCGCAACTTTCATCGCTTCGTTAATTCCGGTAGCACGAACATCCAGTGCCCCCCTGAAGATATACGGGAAACCAAGCACATTATTCACCTGATTAGGATAATCAGACCGGCCCGTGGCCATGATGATATCCTTACGGCTCGACACAGCAAGGTCATAAGCAATTTCCGGATCAGGGTTAGCCATCGCAAATACAATCGGATTCCGGGCCATGGATTTCAGCATTTCTTCTGTCACACAGTTACCTGACGACAAACCAATGAACACGTCAGCATCCTTCATCGCGTCGGCCAGGGTCTCCAGTTTTCTGGACGTAGCAAATTCTGCCTTAATTTCATCCAGGTTGTCACGTTTGTCCGTAATCACGCCAGAACGGTCGCACATCACGATATTCTCCTTCTTCGCGCCCAAAGATACATACAGACGCGTGCAGGAAATCGCTGCCGCACCGGCACCGTTAACAACGATCTTTACCTTATCTATTTTCTTCTTTTGCAGGTCGCAGGCGTTCAGCAGCGCAGCTGCCGAAATAATCGCTGTGCCGTGCTGATCATCATGCATCACCGGGATGTTCATTTCCGCTTTAAGCCTGCGTTCTATTTCAAAACACTCAGGCGCCTTAATGTCCTCCAGGTTTATGCCTCCGAAAGTGGGCTCCAATGCTTTAACGATGTTTACGAACTCGTCAACATTTTTAGTATCCAGCTCAAGGTCGAACACATCAATATCGGCGAATATCTTAAACAACAAACCCTTACCCTCCATCACAGGCTTACCCGCTTCCGGCCCAATGTCGCCCAGCCCCAGTACCGCGGTACCATTGCTGATCACCGCAACAAGATTTCCCTTGGCGGTATATTTATATACTTCTTCTTTTTTATCCGCTATCCTCAAACAAGGTTCTGCAACCCCGGGTGAATATGCAAGAGTTAAATCCCTTTGAGAATTGGTAGGCTTAGTTGGCACTACCTGTATCTTCCCCGGCCTGCCCTGCGAATGATAATCAAGCGCATCCTGTCTCCTGTTAATTTTGCTCATAAAACCTCTTGAATATAAGGCGTCAAAGTTACAATTCTTTTATATAGGGATAAAATGAAATGCGCCATTACGGCGCATGGAATGAAATGAATAATCTAGCTCTTGAGTGGCGACCTGTCCGCCTGCTCCTCGTCAGGAGGGTAAACCTTCAACTTCTGTCCGGGCACGATCACGGTGCTTTTCAGCTTGTTCCAGACCTTTAGATCCTGCACCTCCACGCGATACTTATCTGCTATTAATCCCAAACTTTGACCCTTGGCTACTTTGTGGATTCTGTAACCTGGACTCGAGGCAAAGACCACCTTACGCTCGTTGTCTCCTCCCCCGTTCAGCACCTCATATACTGCGGCATAATCCCTCACAGCAATACGAGGAACCACCACACGTCGCGGTACGTTCATCGTGCCATTCACAATCTTCTTTTTGTACGACGGATTCAGTATCAGCAGATCTTCTTCAGGTACTGCAAGGGCCTGAGCCAGTTTCGGGAGCGACACGAAATGATTTACGTGAATGGTGTCTGCCTGCC
Coding sequences within it:
- a CDS encoding NADP-dependent malic enzyme; translated protein: MSKINRRQDALDYHSQGRPGKIQVVPTKPTNSQRDLTLAYSPGVAEPCLRIADKKEEVYKYTAKGNLVAVISNGTAVLGLGDIGPEAGKPVMEGKGLLFKIFADIDVFDLELDTKNVDEFVNIVKALEPTFGGINLEDIKAPECFEIERRLKAEMNIPVMHDDQHGTAIISAAALLNACDLQKKKIDKVKIVVNGAGAAAISCTRLYVSLGAKKENIVMCDRSGVITDKRDNLDEIKAEFATSRKLETLADAMKDADVFIGLSSGNCVTEEMLKSMARNPIVFAMANPDPEIAYDLAVSSRKDIIMATGRSDYPNQVNNVLGFPYIFRGALDVRATGINEAMKVAAVRAIAELARKPVPEAVNMAYNQNNIKFGKDYIIPKPMDMRLMTNVSIAVAKAAIESGVARKVISDWDAYEEELKRRLGGDDAIMRALTNRAKSDPKRIVFAEADNYKILKAAQIVKDENIAVPILLGNKQAIQKIIDENELDLEGVEIIDNFAETERLSKYAEALYRKRQRRGITSSEASKLMRDRNYFGASMVEFGEADALVSGLTKNYAATIKPALRVIGTQEGVNRVAGMYMMITRKGPVFFGDTTVNVDPTAEELVDLTLLLERAVRKFNIQPRIALLSYSNFGSNDGPVPEKVRKAVRILHDRHPEMIVDGEMQANFAINNLMLKDNFPFSRLADAPANTLVFPNLESGNIAYKLLQELGEAEAVGPILLGLKKPVHIVQLGSSVREIVNMVTIAVVDAQEKKLDATSDRGGLLKRISRK